In a genomic window of Chaetodon auriga isolate fChaAug3 chromosome 1, fChaAug3.hap1, whole genome shotgun sequence:
- the LOC143323191 gene encoding G2/mitotic-specific cyclin-B2-like isoform X1 codes for MSSVEVVAVQHPAAENPVKMAKSTAAGQRRAALGEITNFPGAAVNTKRTARAKAPVKPSCAQKAKPAAVQVVHPVDQVQAPAVPVPPVSEESADVSMKEEVEEQLCQAFSEALLTVEDVDEQDADLPQLCSQYVKDIYNYLHELEVQQAVRANYMQGYEITERMRALLVDWLVQVHSRFQLLQETLYLTVAVLDRFLQVQPVSRRKLQLVGVTAMLVACKYEEMYAPEVGDFAYITDNAYTKAQILEMEQVVLRSLNFQLGRPLPLHFLRRASKVAGSDVERHTLAKYLMELTLLDYDMVHYRPSEIAAASLCLSQLLLDGLPWSPTQQHYSTYDEAHLKPIMQHVAKNVVMVNEGKTKFQAVKNKYSSSKLMKISLLPQLKSSTIKHMAAALLNNP; via the exons ATGTCGTCTGTGGAAGTTGTTGCTGTG CAGCATCCAGCCGCAGAGAACCCAGTGAAGATGGCTAAAAGCACCGCAGCCGGTCAGAGGAGAGCCGCTCTTGGAGAGATCACCAACTTTCCTGGAGCAGCAGTCAACACGAAG AGAACAGCTCGAGCCAAAGCACCGGTCAAACCGTCCTGCGCCCAAAAAGCTAAACCCGCTGCGGTCCAGGTGGTGCATCCGGTAGACCAGGTCCAAGCACCTGCGGTCCCTGTCCCTCCAGTTTCAGAGGAGTCGGCTGATGTGTCcatgaaggaggaggtggaggagcagctgtgCCAGGCTTTCTCTGAGGCGCTGCTCACTGTGGAGGACGTGGACGAGCAGGACGCAGACCTGCCGCAGCTCTGCTCGCAATATGTCAAAGATATCTACAACTATCTGCACGAGCTGGAG GTGCAGCAGGCTGTGCGAGCCAACTACATGCAGGGTTATGAAATCACGGAGCGCATGCGAGCTCTTCTGGTCGACTGGCTGGTCCAGGTTCACTCCAGgttccagctgctgcaggagactCTCTACCTCACGGTTGCCGTCCTGGATCGTTTCCTCCAG GTCCAGCCGGTCTCTCgcaggaagctgcagcttgTCGGTGTGACCGCCATGCTGGTGGCCTGTAAGTACGAGGAGATGTACGCCCCGGAGGTCGGAGACTTCGCCTACATCACAGACAACGCGTACACCAAGGCTCAGATTCTGGAGATGGAGCAGGTGGTTTTGAGGAGCCTCAACTTTCAGCTTGGACGTCCTCTTCCgttacacttcctcagacggGCTTCCAAGGTGGCCGGG TCTGATGTAGAGAGACACACGCTGGCCAAATACCTGATGGAGCTGACCCTGCTCGACTACGACATGGTGCACTATCGGCCCTCTGAGATCGCCGCCGCTTCGCTGTGTCTCTCCCAGCTGCTGCTTGACGGGCTGCCGTGG TCTCCTACACAGCAGCACTACTCGACTTACGACGAGGCCCACCTGAAGCCGATCATGCAGCACGTCGCCAAAAACGTCGTGATGGTAAATGAGGGGAAAACGAAGTTCCAG gctgtgaaGAACAAGTACTCGAGCAGCAAACTGATGAAGATCAGCCTCCTTCCTCAGCTGAAGTCGTCCACCATCAAACACATGGCGGCTGCTCTGCTCAACAATCCCTGA
- the LOC143323191 gene encoding G2/mitotic-specific cyclin-B2-like isoform X2: MSSVEVVAVHPAAENPVKMAKSTAAGQRRAALGEITNFPGAAVNTKRTARAKAPVKPSCAQKAKPAAVQVVHPVDQVQAPAVPVPPVSEESADVSMKEEVEEQLCQAFSEALLTVEDVDEQDADLPQLCSQYVKDIYNYLHELEVQQAVRANYMQGYEITERMRALLVDWLVQVHSRFQLLQETLYLTVAVLDRFLQVQPVSRRKLQLVGVTAMLVACKYEEMYAPEVGDFAYITDNAYTKAQILEMEQVVLRSLNFQLGRPLPLHFLRRASKVAGSDVERHTLAKYLMELTLLDYDMVHYRPSEIAAASLCLSQLLLDGLPWSPTQQHYSTYDEAHLKPIMQHVAKNVVMVNEGKTKFQAVKNKYSSSKLMKISLLPQLKSSTIKHMAAALLNNP, from the exons ATGTCGTCTGTGGAAGTTGTTGCTGTG CATCCAGCCGCAGAGAACCCAGTGAAGATGGCTAAAAGCACCGCAGCCGGTCAGAGGAGAGCCGCTCTTGGAGAGATCACCAACTTTCCTGGAGCAGCAGTCAACACGAAG AGAACAGCTCGAGCCAAAGCACCGGTCAAACCGTCCTGCGCCCAAAAAGCTAAACCCGCTGCGGTCCAGGTGGTGCATCCGGTAGACCAGGTCCAAGCACCTGCGGTCCCTGTCCCTCCAGTTTCAGAGGAGTCGGCTGATGTGTCcatgaaggaggaggtggaggagcagctgtgCCAGGCTTTCTCTGAGGCGCTGCTCACTGTGGAGGACGTGGACGAGCAGGACGCAGACCTGCCGCAGCTCTGCTCGCAATATGTCAAAGATATCTACAACTATCTGCACGAGCTGGAG GTGCAGCAGGCTGTGCGAGCCAACTACATGCAGGGTTATGAAATCACGGAGCGCATGCGAGCTCTTCTGGTCGACTGGCTGGTCCAGGTTCACTCCAGgttccagctgctgcaggagactCTCTACCTCACGGTTGCCGTCCTGGATCGTTTCCTCCAG GTCCAGCCGGTCTCTCgcaggaagctgcagcttgTCGGTGTGACCGCCATGCTGGTGGCCTGTAAGTACGAGGAGATGTACGCCCCGGAGGTCGGAGACTTCGCCTACATCACAGACAACGCGTACACCAAGGCTCAGATTCTGGAGATGGAGCAGGTGGTTTTGAGGAGCCTCAACTTTCAGCTTGGACGTCCTCTTCCgttacacttcctcagacggGCTTCCAAGGTGGCCGGG TCTGATGTAGAGAGACACACGCTGGCCAAATACCTGATGGAGCTGACCCTGCTCGACTACGACATGGTGCACTATCGGCCCTCTGAGATCGCCGCCGCTTCGCTGTGTCTCTCCCAGCTGCTGCTTGACGGGCTGCCGTGG TCTCCTACACAGCAGCACTACTCGACTTACGACGAGGCCCACCTGAAGCCGATCATGCAGCACGTCGCCAAAAACGTCGTGATGGTAAATGAGGGGAAAACGAAGTTCCAG gctgtgaaGAACAAGTACTCGAGCAGCAAACTGATGAAGATCAGCCTCCTTCCTCAGCTGAAGTCGTCCACCATCAAACACATGGCGGCTGCTCTGCTCAACAATCCCTGA